Proteins from a genomic interval of Clostridium scatologenes:
- a CDS encoding DUF4003 domain-containing protein — protein sequence MNIEIKGKANLMEENYKELKGNFKWDTGILKHFCAMMHAVRGERVNADKIKEIKNYIKEETGWTSDYRGNNLLIISTLLCFEENYKSFFKNMVEVHAKMRQYGFRKSEYLPLATYTIVKDVPEEQWNCKLQRMDEFYKGMKEKHFWLTSTDDYVFAAVLAATDLDVKETMEKVEECYKALNEEGFSKGNDLQTLSHIMALGEESVYEKCKKANSLYNKLKDEKCKLKYSGLATLGVLTLIGGNENQIVREIKEVNDFIYEKDGYGMWSLDKSMRTILSANLVCDFYIDEMKKGVLKVALANSINAIIIAQEQAAIAACIIASTAAASSSSSS from the coding sequence ATGAATATAGAGATAAAGGGAAAAGCAAATTTGATGGAAGAAAATTACAAAGAACTTAAAGGAAACTTTAAATGGGATACAGGTATATTAAAACATTTTTGTGCAATGATGCATGCTGTAAGAGGAGAAAGAGTAAATGCAGATAAAATTAAAGAAATAAAAAATTATATAAAGGAAGAAACAGGATGGACATCTGATTATAGAGGAAATAATTTATTGATTATATCTACTCTCTTGTGTTTTGAAGAAAATTATAAAAGCTTTTTTAAGAATATGGTAGAGGTTCATGCAAAAATGAGACAATATGGTTTTAGAAAAAGTGAATATTTGCCACTAGCTACCTATACTATAGTAAAAGATGTACCTGAAGAACAGTGGAATTGTAAACTTCAAAGAATGGATGAGTTTTATAAAGGCATGAAGGAAAAGCATTTTTGGTTAACTTCTACTGATGATTATGTTTTTGCTGCAGTACTTGCTGCTACAGATTTAGATGTAAAGGAAACTATGGAAAAAGTAGAAGAGTGTTATAAAGCTTTAAATGAAGAAGGATTTTCTAAGGGCAATGATCTTCAAACATTATCTCATATTATGGCACTTGGGGAAGAGTCTGTTTATGAAAAATGTAAAAAGGCAAATTCACTTTATAATAAACTTAAGGATGAAAAATGTAAGCTTAAATATAGTGGACTTGCAACTCTAGGAGTTTTAACTCTTATTGGAGGAAATGAAAATCAGATAGTTAGAGAAATAAAAGAGGTTAATGATTTTATTTATGAAAAAGATGGTTATGGTATGTGGAGTTTAGATAAATCCATGAGAACTATACTTTCAGCTAATTTGGTTTGTGATTTTTATATAGATGAAATGAAAAAGGGAGTACTTAAGGTAGCACTAGCAAATAGTATTAATGCTATTATTATTGCTCAAGAACAAGCAGCAATTGCAGCTTGCATTATAGCAAGCACAGCAGCAGCTTCATCATCAAGTTCATCATAA
- a CDS encoding sulfite exporter TauE/SafE family protein, giving the protein MLKGFILGLSSGGYCLASCIPVFVPYILSENKKTKWNFICLSKFMLGRLLGYILFALLAWITGNFIIKQSHYKEFIFALSYIFLSFTLIIYTFSKSHRVCNIKYFSKFFNHSNKEKNFATILLLGFLTGINVCPPFILAFSDAAFFSNVISSILYFAAFFIGTAIYFMPLPFIGVLKGKQIKLVGQMCSLVIGVFYMYSGIIMLFKEMILK; this is encoded by the coding sequence ATGCTGAAAGGATTTATTTTAGGACTTTCAAGTGGGGGGTATTGTCTTGCTTCCTGTATTCCTGTATTTGTTCCATATATTTTAAGTGAAAATAAAAAGACAAAATGGAATTTTATTTGTTTATCCAAATTCATGCTAGGAAGACTTCTTGGTTATATATTATTTGCTCTTTTAGCGTGGATTACAGGAAACTTTATAATAAAACAATCACACTATAAAGAATTTATATTTGCTCTATCTTATATATTTTTATCATTTACTCTTATAATTTATACATTTTCAAAGTCTCATAGAGTTTGCAATATTAAATATTTTAGTAAATTTTTTAATCACTCAAATAAGGAAAAAAACTTTGCAACTATACTACTTTTAGGATTTTTAACTGGCATAAATGTATGTCCACCATTTATTTTAGCTTTCTCTGATGCTGCTTTCTTTTCCAATGTTATAAGCAGTATTTTATACTTTGCTGCCTTTTTTATAGGCACTGCTATTTACTTTATGCCACTTCCTTTTATAGGTGTCTTAAAAGGAAAACAAATTAAATTAGTAGGTCAAATGTGCTCTTTAGTAATTGGAGTGTTTTATATGTATTCAGGAATTATAATGCTTTTTAAGGAGATGATTTTGAAATGA
- a CDS encoding 4Fe-4S binding protein: MNNLETEKTAETSKNKKIIKSIIACIPVLLLSIVLMSGGTTLPKEPLMKISLFIVYIFINILFFLMVYTKKTYKYRKIFFVTYALLFAVSFMTNLIEVRGSIFYNESTFINGETPFCHMVIPMIIIPAALTKTIIFPGSLLTGFASIASMIVIWLGATLAFGRGFCSWACFYGGLDEGCSSLCKKTRLKINRKWTYLPFAILISIVLLSAATLSPVYCDWLCPFKAVTEAEQITSTIVLIKTIVFCSLFLILVIVLPILTRKRTQCGLFCPFGAFQSLFNKINIFEIRIDKDKCLNCKKCVRECPTYSIDENSLSNGKALITCTKCGKCIDICPSSAVSYHIKGTKIGVKTNLSRYLFLYPAYIFALTIGGGAIVKGLYRILKLITTGSFF; encoded by the coding sequence ATGAATAATTTAGAAACTGAAAAGACAGCAGAAACAAGTAAGAATAAAAAAATAATAAAATCAATAATAGCTTGCATACCAGTGTTACTATTAAGTATTGTTTTAATGAGCGGAGGCACTACCCTTCCAAAAGAACCTTTAATGAAAATTTCCCTTTTCATAGTTTATATTTTCATAAACATATTATTTTTTCTTATGGTATACACAAAGAAAACCTATAAATACAGGAAAATATTTTTTGTAACCTATGCACTGCTTTTTGCAGTGAGCTTTATGACTAATTTAATAGAAGTAAGAGGCAGTATTTTCTATAATGAATCTACTTTTATTAATGGAGAAACTCCTTTTTGTCACATGGTAATTCCAATGATCATAATACCTGCTGCTTTAACTAAAACCATAATTTTCCCCGGTTCTCTTTTAACTGGATTTGCTAGCATTGCAAGTATGATAGTTATTTGGCTTGGAGCTACTTTAGCCTTTGGACGAGGCTTTTGCAGCTGGGCTTGTTTTTATGGAGGGCTTGATGAGGGGTGTTCTTCCCTATGCAAAAAAACAAGGTTAAAAATAAATAGAAAATGGACTTATCTACCCTTTGCTATTTTAATATCCATTGTTTTATTATCGGCAGCTACTCTTTCTCCTGTTTACTGTGATTGGCTTTGTCCTTTTAAAGCAGTTACAGAAGCAGAACAGATAACTTCTACAATAGTGTTAATTAAAACTATAGTTTTTTGCTCTTTATTTTTAATTTTGGTCATAGTACTTCCTATACTTACTAGAAAAAGAACTCAATGCGGACTATTTTGTCCCTTTGGAGCTTTTCAATCTCTCTTTAACAAAATAAATATATTTGAAATAAGAATAGATAAGGATAAATGTTTAAATTGTAAAAAATGTGTAAGGGAATGTCCAACTTACTCAATAGATGAAAACAGTCTTTCAAATGGAAAGGCTTTAATAACCTGTACTAAATGCGGAAAATGTATAGATATATGTCCTTCTTCTGCTGTATCTTATCATATAAAAGGAACAAAAATAGGAGTAAAAACTAATTTATCCAGATACCTTTTTCTTTACCCTGCCTATATTTTTGCACTCACAATTGGTGGTGGAGCAATAGTTAAAGGATTATATAGAATTTTAAAGCTTATAACTACAGGCAGTTTTTTTTAA
- a CDS encoding TetR/AcrR family transcriptional regulator, whose amino-acid sequence MKNKTDSREKILTAAAMLFQIKGYNATGLNEILKESDSPKGSLYYYFPGGKEELALEAIKLASETIQRRLQNTLNEYSNPIEAIQSVIKNIIEDLKNNGKLKDISLSLIALETYLSIEPLRKACESAFLDIQDVYTKKLIESGFSNEVSQELGIFMQIMIEGAITISVTEKNPNALLTVSKQIGILLSSYIKNK is encoded by the coding sequence ATGAAAAATAAAACTGATTCAAGAGAAAAAATACTCACAGCAGCAGCAATGCTTTTTCAAATTAAAGGATATAATGCTACAGGATTAAATGAAATTTTAAAGGAAAGTGATTCACCTAAGGGTTCTTTATATTACTATTTTCCAGGTGGAAAAGAAGAATTAGCTTTAGAAGCTATAAAACTTGCCAGTGAAACTATTCAAAGAAGATTACAAAACACACTAAATGAATACTCAAATCCAATTGAAGCTATACAATCCGTAATTAAAAATATAATAGAAGATTTAAAGAATAATGGAAAACTAAAAGACATTTCTTTAAGCCTCATAGCTTTAGAAACTTATTTATCAATTGAACCTTTAAGGAAAGCCTGTGAATCAGCTTTTCTGGATATACAAGATGTGTATACTAAGAAGTTAATTGAAAGTGGATTTTCTAATGAAGTTTCACAAGAATTAGGTATCTTTATGCAAATCATGATTGAAGGAGCTATTACAATATCGGTTACTGAAAAAAATCCTAATGCACTCTTGACGGTTAGTAAACAAATAGGTATTTTATTAAGTTCATACATAAAGAATAAATAG
- a CDS encoding MDR family MFS transporter, whose product MEAKQIYTEEKPQYNAKAIMFVLLLGSFIALFNETILNVAFPKLMIEMHITATTAQWLTTGYVLVVGILVPVTAFLIHTFTTKQLFLTAMIIFLIGTLCAVFSNTFTALLISRIIQALGTGMLIPIMMNSALVVTPPEKRGSIMGLCVCIITLGPALGPTVSGLLLQHFSWHSLFMLLIPILLICIIGGYIYLENISVITKPKIDYLSILLSTIGFAGIIYSVSSVGTSSLLSTAAIFVIGLIALIFFGKRQLSLKQPILEIRSFKHPVFAIGTLLIILMQMFNFSINVILPLLLQNGLNTSSFTSAMAILPPILLGCVLTPFVGNIYDKIGGNIIIPLGFAVACIFTFVLSHISPSTPISTITLIYCAIMIGISMSMSTSQTTALSELSGKNQADGVAIVNTAMQIAGALGSALFVGIMTAYQNIYLKNIYDAAASSNQVNAIYSGFNHSITIAALLIGIGFILSLILSKKSRARSNEK is encoded by the coding sequence ATGGAAGCAAAACAAATTTATACAGAAGAAAAGCCTCAGTATAATGCAAAAGCAATTATGTTTGTATTACTGCTTGGAAGCTTTATAGCACTATTTAATGAAACAATACTAAATGTGGCATTTCCTAAGTTAATGATAGAAATGCACATTACAGCTACTACAGCTCAATGGCTTACCACAGGTTATGTATTAGTAGTTGGAATTCTTGTACCAGTTACAGCTTTTCTTATTCATACTTTTACTACAAAACAACTATTTTTAACTGCAATGATAATTTTTTTAATTGGAACACTATGTGCTGTATTTTCTAATACCTTTACAGCACTATTAATTTCAAGAATAATTCAAGCATTAGGTACTGGTATGCTCATACCTATTATGATGAATTCAGCTTTAGTAGTAACTCCACCAGAAAAGCGTGGTTCAATAATGGGGTTATGTGTTTGTATAATCACATTGGGACCTGCACTTGGTCCAACAGTTTCTGGTTTACTTCTTCAACATTTTAGTTGGCACTCATTATTTATGCTGTTAATTCCAATTTTATTGATTTGTATTATTGGAGGTTATATTTATTTAGAAAATATCTCTGTAATAACAAAACCTAAAATTGATTATTTATCCATACTACTATCAACTATAGGCTTTGCTGGTATTATATATTCTGTAAGTTCAGTTGGTACTTCAAGTTTATTATCTACTGCTGCTATTTTTGTAATTGGCCTAATAGCATTAATTTTCTTTGGAAAACGCCAATTATCTTTAAAGCAGCCAATATTGGAAATACGATCATTTAAACATCCTGTATTTGCAATAGGTACACTACTGATTATATTAATGCAGATGTTCAACTTTTCAATAAATGTTATATTACCACTACTGCTTCAAAACGGCTTAAATACATCCTCTTTCACATCAGCAATGGCTATATTACCACCAATTCTTCTTGGATGTGTATTAACTCCATTTGTTGGTAATATTTATGATAAAATAGGCGGAAATATAATCATTCCATTGGGTTTCGCAGTAGCATGTATTTTTACTTTTGTGTTATCACATATTTCACCATCAACTCCTATAAGCACAATTACCCTTATATATTGTGCTATAATGATAGGAATATCTATGTCAATGTCAACCAGCCAAACCACTGCACTTAGTGAATTATCTGGCAAAAATCAAGCAGATGGTGTTGCTATAGTAAATACTGCAATGCAGATAGCTGGTGCTTTAGGTTCAGCTTTATTTGTAGGTATTATGACAGCTTATCAGAATATATATTTGAAAAATATATATGATGCTGCAGCTTCAAGCAATCAAGTAAATGCAATATACAGTGGCTTTAATCATTCTATAACAATTGCAGCTTTACTTATTGGAATAGGTTTTATATTGTCCTTAATTCTCAGTAAAAAAAGTAGAGCTAGGAGCAATGAAAAATAG
- a CDS encoding MFS transporter, whose translation MNEGEQSIQKKLLLLIVSLFWFGQYVYIPYQTPYLASIGVASSMIGTIVGAYGISQLILRLPVGVMADKSGRHKRFIMIGAFSSGAASIFRIIMPNGLGYLIANIFSGLASAMWICFMIFYMSFFSREEQQKATSKIILANNFGMLCGFITSTLLYDKLGMNFICTTSIAAGILGVILSLFIKERNNARTSSPSTRSLLSVCLNKKLIFFSLLALIQQGIQMTTTMSFTSQIIKGLGASSFIVGLSSIIYMLSSVFWAGFASSKLCSKKGPRFWIPFVFCVIAVYCIAVPNLHIIYLICIFQILPGMSTGILFSHLTAQAMDGISADKKSTAMGCFQAIYAIGMTTFPLLAGNIIDFANMSAAYLTLAVIAIVGCITSISYYLIKKPHFKKQAS comes from the coding sequence ATGAATGAGGGCGAACAGTCTATCCAAAAAAAATTATTACTTTTAATTGTTTCACTATTCTGGTTTGGACAGTATGTTTATATTCCATATCAAACACCTTATCTTGCTTCCATTGGTGTAGCTTCCTCCATGATTGGAACTATTGTTGGTGCTTATGGAATTTCACAATTAATATTAAGACTTCCTGTAGGTGTTATGGCCGATAAGAGTGGAAGACATAAGCGTTTTATCATGATTGGTGCTTTTTCTTCAGGTGCAGCATCTATATTTCGTATTATTATGCCAAATGGATTGGGTTATTTAATTGCAAACATCTTTTCTGGACTTGCCTCTGCAATGTGGATTTGTTTCATGATTTTTTATATGAGTTTTTTTTCAAGAGAGGAGCAGCAAAAAGCTACTAGTAAAATCATATTAGCAAATAATTTTGGTATGTTATGTGGATTTATTACCAGTACTCTACTTTATGATAAGCTTGGTATGAATTTTATTTGTACAACCAGTATAGCTGCTGGAATATTAGGTGTTATATTAAGTTTATTTATAAAAGAAAGAAATAATGCTCGTACTTCTTCCCCATCCACTAGAAGCTTGTTATCAGTATGCTTAAATAAAAAGTTGATATTTTTCTCTTTACTAGCACTTATACAGCAAGGTATTCAAATGACAACAACTATGTCCTTTACTTCTCAAATAATTAAAGGATTAGGTGCTTCTTCATTTATTGTGGGATTATCTTCAATTATTTACATGCTGTCATCAGTTTTCTGGGCTGGTTTTGCCAGCTCAAAGCTTTGTTCTAAAAAAGGCCCAAGGTTTTGGATTCCTTTTGTATTTTGTGTTATAGCAGTATATTGTATTGCTGTTCCTAACCTTCATATTATTTATTTAATTTGCATATTTCAAATTTTACCTGGAATGTCTACAGGAATTCTTTTCTCACACCTCACTGCACAGGCTATGGATGGCATAAGTGCAGATAAAAAGTCTACCGCAATGGGATGTTTCCAGGCAATCTATGCAATTGGCATGACAACATTTCCCCTTTTAGCAGGAAATATTATTGATTTTGCAAATATGTCTGCTGCCTACTTAACATTAGCTGTAATTGCAATTGTAGGCTGCATTACTTCTATAAGCTACTATCTTATAAAAAAGCCCCATTTTAAAAAACAAGCTAGCTAA
- a CDS encoding sensor histidine kinase — MSLKEYLRDRRSLIIFFITLMIFIGGVIFFDKSIRMLKSNAEYLVTVSFLMFLIYLAIDYSIIAYHISKIKKIPKEGLDWIYSLPSPLSWEQKIYLDTINKLHENANIQIEKLINNNNESVEFLTTWVHEIKTPIAASKLIIENNLNNDNEKLLYAVEMEIEKVEDYIQRVLFYSRINDFSKDYRIDTVKIEQIVKDSIKGEASWFINKDIKLEVENLDIEVNSDYKWLKFIIKQILDNAIKYTAKGGNIKIYAKVEQKEKILCIKDNGIGIRKEDIERVFEKSFTGYNGRVKQHSTGMGLYISQKLAEKLGHYITIDSKYGSGVEVSIHFPFMSYM, encoded by the coding sequence ATGAGTTTAAAAGAATATTTAAGGGATAGAAGAAGTTTAATTATTTTCTTTATTACATTAATGATATTTATAGGTGGAGTAATTTTCTTTGATAAATCCATAAGAATGTTAAAATCCAATGCGGAATATTTAGTTACAGTTTCTTTTTTGATGTTCTTAATATATCTTGCAATTGATTATAGTATAATTGCTTATCATATAAGTAAAATCAAGAAGATACCTAAGGAAGGATTAGATTGGATTTACAGCTTACCTTCTCCTTTAAGCTGGGAGCAAAAAATTTATTTGGATACAATTAATAAGTTACATGAAAATGCTAATATACAAATAGAAAAGCTTATTAACAATAACAATGAAAGTGTTGAATTTTTAACTACTTGGGTTCATGAAATAAAAACTCCTATTGCAGCTTCCAAGCTTATAATTGAAAACAATTTAAATAATGACAATGAAAAACTATTATATGCAGTAGAAATGGAAATAGAGAAGGTTGAAGATTATATTCAAAGGGTATTATTTTATTCTAGGATAAATGATTTCTCTAAAGATTATAGAATAGATACTGTTAAAATTGAACAGATTGTGAAAGATAGCATAAAAGGTGAGGCTTCTTGGTTTATAAATAAGGATATAAAATTGGAAGTAGAAAATTTGGATATAGAGGTTAATTCTGATTACAAATGGCTTAAGTTCATAATAAAACAGATTTTGGACAATGCCATAAAATATACAGCTAAGGGTGGAAATATAAAAATATATGCTAAGGTAGAACAAAAGGAGAAAATTCTTTGTATAAAGGATAATGGTATAGGTATAAGAAAAGAAGATATTGAGAGGGTTTTTGAAAAAAGCTTTACAGGTTACAATGGAAGGGTAAAGCAGCATTCAACAGGAATGGGACTTTATATAAGTCAGAAGCTTGCAGAAAAGTTAGGACATTATATAACTATAGATTCTAAATATGGCAGCGGTGTGGAAGTTTCAATTCACTTTCCTTTTATGAGCTATATGTAA
- a CDS encoding response regulator transcription factor, protein MFKILVVEDDEIIGEEIITALKKQGYESKKIEDFNMVIEEFIKYKPDLVLMDINLPVYDGFYWCGKIRMLSKVPIIFISSRNEEMDIIVATNMGGDDYLTKPFSINILLTKVNALLRRTYAYFNDLESDVITHKGLILNLKDDTIMYNGKSLQLTRNEFKILHILMKNKGSIVSRDRIIRNLWQDESFVDDNTLTVNITRLRKKLKDVGLENYIQTQKSMGYIV, encoded by the coding sequence ATGTTTAAAATACTTGTAGTTGAAGATGATGAAATCATAGGAGAAGAAATAATTACTGCTTTGAAAAAGCAGGGATATGAGAGCAAAAAAATAGAAGATTTTAATATGGTCATAGAAGAATTTATAAAATATAAGCCGGATTTGGTGCTTATGGATATAAATTTGCCAGTTTATGATGGCTTTTATTGGTGTGGAAAAATAAGAATGCTTTCAAAGGTACCTATAATTTTTATATCTTCAAGAAATGAGGAAATGGACATAATAGTGGCAACAAATATGGGCGGAGATGATTATCTTACTAAGCCATTTTCAATAAATATCTTACTTACTAAAGTAAATGCACTGCTCAGAAGAACCTATGCTTATTTTAATGATTTAGAGTCAGATGTAATTACACATAAAGGCTTAATACTAAACTTAAAAGATGACACTATTATGTATAATGGCAAAAGTCTTCAGCTTACTAGAAATGAATTTAAAATACTTCATATACTTATGAAAAACAAAGGTTCCATAGTAAGTCGCGATAGAATTATAAGAAATCTTTGGCAGGATGAGAGCTTTGTTGATGATAACACTTTGACTGTAAATATTACAAGACTTAGAAAAAAACTTAAGGATGTTGGACTGGAAAATTACATTCAAACCCAAAAAAGTATGGGGTATATAGTATGA
- a CDS encoding FtsX-like permease family protein produces MTFINLAVNNVKKNFNNYVMYLVSAVFSVMIFYIFCSIAFNDVFVKLADNKPTVKLIFKASAIIVALFSFIFIWYSNSFFLKNRKREIGIYSMIGMEKKQIAKMLFYENLIIGSLSIVCGIILGVMFSKYFSLMLIYLMRETLNIKFIIVFKAFYITILVFFILFLLNSIHSYSIIYRYEVIKLLSAQRQGEKTPKASWFMSVLSLVFILSGYFMSYNKTTVQLIRLGIPIVILVSIGTYMLFNSLIIIFVQAIKKNKRFYYRGQNMLSTAQILYRIKSNAKTLCIISLLSSVTLTSIGAAYSFYKTTEQDINRSIPFSYEFMNTNKELSEKIESAINKYNDNKLISVNNLKLINANVNLPMLQKDDFEGKIISQSDYNSVIAIKNRGNKIYLGDNECLLIKSGEVSNKEKDYINSKTSIKSGSLQMDFNIKKVTDQQIVSYFITTKTIVVSDKAFSDLSNKGEVINISGYLVQNPERSKELTKELSKVIPQGIYIDSYYDTYQGFYKGGAVFIFIGMFLGILFSLATGSIISFKQLMEAADDKKRYLTLRKIGMNKKEIKKSIAKQLSITFGMPLIIALCHSTAALMVFQSLMNEAIMKYCIVIMLFYICIYFIYYITTVNSYTNIVWGKE; encoded by the coding sequence GTGACCTTCATTAATTTAGCTGTAAATAATGTTAAGAAAAACTTCAATAATTATGTTATGTATCTTGTAAGTGCTGTATTTTCAGTCATGATATTTTATATTTTTTGTTCTATTGCTTTTAATGATGTATTTGTAAAACTTGCAGATAATAAGCCTACAGTTAAGCTTATATTTAAGGCTTCAGCTATTATAGTTGCTTTATTTTCTTTTATATTCATATGGTATTCAAACAGTTTCTTTTTAAAGAATAGGAAAAGAGAAATAGGTATATATTCTATGATTGGTATGGAAAAAAAGCAAATTGCAAAAATGTTATTTTATGAAAATTTAATTATTGGAAGTTTATCAATAGTTTGTGGAATAATTTTAGGAGTGATGTTTTCAAAATATTTTTCACTTATGCTCATTTACTTAATGAGGGAAACTCTGAATATAAAATTTATTATTGTTTTTAAAGCTTTTTACATAACTATTTTAGTATTTTTTATACTCTTCTTATTAAATTCTATTCACAGTTACAGTATAATATATAGGTACGAGGTAATAAAACTTTTAAGTGCACAAAGGCAGGGAGAAAAAACTCCAAAAGCATCATGGTTTATGTCAGTGTTATCCCTGGTATTTATTTTATCAGGGTACTTTATGTCTTATAATAAAACTACAGTACAGCTTATAAGACTGGGTATACCAATAGTTATTTTAGTATCTATAGGTACATATATGCTTTTTAATAGTTTAATTATAATATTTGTACAAGCTATTAAAAAGAATAAAAGGTTTTATTATAGAGGACAAAATATGCTGTCTACAGCTCAAATCCTCTATAGAATAAAAAGTAATGCAAAAACTCTTTGTATTATTTCTCTTTTAAGTTCAGTAACCTTGACTTCCATTGGAGCAGCTTATTCTTTTTATAAAACCACAGAACAAGATATAAACAGGAGTATACCTTTTTCTTATGAGTTTATGAATACAAATAAAGAATTGAGTGAAAAAATTGAAAGTGCCATAAATAAATATAATGATAACAAATTGATTTCGGTGAATAATTTAAAGCTTATAAATGCAAATGTTAATTTGCCTATGCTGCAAAAAGATGATTTTGAAGGAAAGATAATATCACAAAGTGATTACAATAGTGTAATTGCTATAAAAAATAGAGGAAATAAGATATATTTAGGAGATAATGAATGTTTACTTATTAAATCTGGTGAAGTATCTAACAAAGAAAAAGATTATATCAATAGTAAGACTTCAATTAAATCAGGCAGTTTACAAATGGATTTTAATATTAAAAAAGTTACAGATCAGCAGATAGTAAGTTATTTCATAACAACAAAAACTATTGTGGTTTCAGATAAAGCTTTTAGTGATTTAAGCAATAAGGGTGAAGTTATTAATATAAGTGGATATTTAGTTCAAAATCCAGAAAGGTCAAAGGAGCTTACTAAGGAGTTAAGTAAGGTTATTCCACAAGGAATATACATAGATTCCTATTATGATACTTATCAAGGATTTTATAAGGGTGGAGCTGTATTTATTTTTATTGGAATGTTTTTAGGAATATTATTTTCTCTAGCAACAGGAAGTATAATTTCCTTTAAACAATTAATGGAAGCAGCTGATGATAAAAAGAGATATTTAACTTTAAGAAAGATAGGAATGAACAAGAAAGAAATAAAGAAGTCTATAGCAAAACAATTATCAATAACTTTTGGAATGCCTTTAATAATTGCACTTTGTCACAGTACAGCAGCTTTAATGGTGTTTCAAAGCTTAATGAATGAAGCAATAATGAAATATTGTATAGTGATAATGCTATTTTATATATGCATTTACTTTATATATTACATTACAACTGTAAATTCCTATACTAATATTGTGTGGGGGAAAGAATAA
- a CDS encoding ABC transporter ATP-binding protein produces MKVLTVQSIKKVYGGRHGGNVSNALNGISFEVEKGDFVGIMGPSGAGKSTLLNVIATIDKPTSGNVNIGGKDIVHLKEPELSRFRRECLGFIFQDYNLLDTLTLKENIILPLTLSKVSVKKIEKSVEKIAEALGIESILNKYPYEVSGGQKQRTAAARAIITNPELILADEPTGALDSKSSRELLNCISELNKEENATILMVTHDAFAASFCRRVIFIKDGSLFTEIISNGNRKEFFDKILKVLSALGGENSDLH; encoded by the coding sequence ATGAAAGTATTAACTGTACAAAGCATAAAAAAAGTATATGGCGGACGTCATGGAGGAAATGTTTCAAATGCATTAAATGGAATTAGTTTTGAAGTGGAAAAGGGAGATTTTGTTGGTATTATGGGTCCATCAGGAGCAGGAAAATCCACACTTTTAAATGTTATAGCTACTATAGACAAGCCTACATCTGGTAATGTAAACATAGGAGGCAAAGATATAGTGCATTTAAAGGAACCTGAACTTTCAAGGTTCAGAAGAGAATGTTTAGGGTTTATATTTCAAGATTATAATTTGCTTGATACCTTAACTTTAAAGGAAAATATAATACTGCCTTTAACGCTTTCTAAAGTTAGTGTTAAGAAAATAGAAAAAAGTGTAGAGAAAATAGCAGAGGCTTTAGGTATAGAAAGTATACTCAATAAATATCCTTATGAGGTGTCAGGTGGGCAAAAGCAGAGAACAGCTGCAGCTAGAGCCATAATAACTAATCCAGAACTTATACTGGCAGACGAACCAACAGGTGCTCTTGATTCTAAGTCATCAAGAGAATTGCTTAACTGTATAAGTGAATTGAACAAGGAGGAAAATGCTACAATTTTAATGGTAACTCATGATGCTTTTGCAGCTAGTTTTTGTAGGAGAGTTATATTTATAAAGGATGGCAGTTTGTTCACTGAAATAATCAGTAATGGAAATAGAAAAGAATTTTTTGATAAAATTCTAAAGGTATTATCAGCACTTGGAGGTGAAAACAGTGACCTTCATTAA